A section of the Mergibacter septicus genome encodes:
- the rpoC gene encoding DNA-directed RNA polymerase subunit beta': MKDLVKFLKTQSKSGEDFDLIKIGLASPDMIRSWSFGEVKKPETINYRTFKPERDGLFCARIFGPVKDYECLCGKYKRLKHRGVICEKCGVEVTQTKVRRDRMGHIELASPVAHIWFLKSLPSRIGLLLDMPLRDIERVLYFESYIVTEAGMTDLEKGQLLTEEQFLEAEERWGDEFDAKMGAEAIQALLRGMDLELQCETLREELQETNSETKRKKITKRLKLLEAFIQSGNKPEWMVLTVLPVLPPDLRPLVPLDGGRFATSDLNDLYRRVINRNNRLKRLLDLVAPDIIVRNEKRMLQESVDALLDNGRRGRAITGSNKRPLKSLADMIKGKQGRFRQNLLGKRVDYSGRSVITVGPYLHLHQCGLPKKMALELFRPFIYSKLESRGIASTIKAAKKMVEREEAIVWDILADVIREHPILLNRAPTLHRLGIQAFEPILIEGKAIQLHPLVCSAFNADFDGDQMAVHVPLTLEAQLEARALMMSTNNILSPANGDPIIVPSQDVVLGLYYMTREKVNAKGEGMLLQDPREAEKAYRIGEAELHARVKVRITEYTKNQEGQLEPQTTLTETTIGRAILWMIAPKGMPFSLFNQTLGKKAISRLINESYRRLGMKDSVIFADQLMYTGFAYAARSGSSVGIDDMVIPEKKYEIISAAEAEVAEIQEQFQSGLVTAGERYNKVIDIWAVANERVAKAMMENLSTEEVINSKGEPEKQASFNSIFMMADSGARGSAAQIRQLAGMRGLMARPDGSIIETPITANFREGLNVLQYFISTHGARKGLADTALKTANSGYLTRRLVDVAQDLVVVEDDCGTHEGIVMTPLIEGGDEKVSLKELVLGRVAAEDILKPGTEEVLIPRNTLLDEKWCEVIDQNSVDSIKVRSVVTCNTDFGVCAKCYGRDLARGHLINQGEAIGVIAAQSIGEPGTQLTMRTFHIGGAASAAAKESSVQVKNTGILRLSNAKFVTNKEGKLVITSRNTELTVIDNFGRTKEHYKLPYGAILNKADGNEVNAGETVANWDPHTMPVVSEASGFIKFVDIIDGLTVTRQTDELTGLSSIVVQDVGERATAGKDLRPALKLVDAQGNDILIPGTEVPAQYFLPGKAIVTLDDNAEVYIGDSLARIPQESSGTKDITGGLPRVADLFEARKPKEPAILAEISGIVSFGKETKGKRRLLITPTEGEVYEEMIPKWRQLNVFEGEMVQRGDVISDGPESPHDILRLRGVRAVTEYIVNEVQDVYRLQGVKINDKHIEVIVRQMLRKCIITNAYDSEFLEGEQAEVARVKIVNRKRAEEGKPLVEFERELLGITKASLATESFISAASFQETTRVLTEAAVAGKRDELRGLKENVIVGRLIPAGTGFAYHQNRMKKRVEQAAEKTLTLSVEEPESTKVSAEDAAASLAELLNMNN; the protein is encoded by the coding sequence GTGAAAGACTTAGTTAAGTTTTTAAAAACACAATCTAAATCAGGCGAAGATTTTGATTTAATCAAAATTGGCTTAGCCTCACCTGATATGATTCGTTCGTGGTCTTTTGGTGAAGTTAAGAAACCAGAAACCATCAACTATCGCACTTTTAAACCAGAACGTGATGGTCTATTCTGTGCCAGAATTTTTGGTCCAGTGAAAGATTATGAATGTTTATGTGGTAAATATAAACGTTTAAAACATCGTGGTGTCATCTGTGAAAAATGTGGTGTTGAAGTAACTCAAACCAAGGTTCGCCGTGATCGTATGGGACATATTGAGTTAGCATCACCAGTCGCTCATATCTGGTTCTTGAAATCTTTGCCATCTCGTATCGGTTTATTACTTGATATGCCATTACGTGATATTGAGAGAGTGCTATATTTTGAATCTTACATCGTAACAGAAGCGGGTATGACTGATTTAGAAAAAGGTCAGTTATTAACCGAAGAACAATTCCTTGAAGCGGAAGAGCGTTGGGGCGATGAATTTGATGCCAAGATGGGAGCGGAAGCAATTCAAGCCTTATTGCGTGGAATGGATCTTGAATTGCAATGTGAAACTTTACGTGAAGAATTACAAGAAACAAATTCAGAAACAAAACGTAAGAAAATCACAAAACGCTTAAAATTATTAGAAGCGTTTATCCAATCAGGCAATAAACCAGAATGGATGGTATTAACCGTATTGCCAGTATTACCACCAGATTTACGTCCATTAGTACCATTAGATGGTGGCCGTTTCGCTACATCGGATTTAAATGATCTATATCGTCGAGTTATCAATCGTAACAACCGTTTAAAACGTCTTTTAGATTTAGTTGCACCAGATATTATTGTCCGCAATGAAAAACGTATGTTACAAGAATCTGTCGATGCTTTATTAGATAATGGTCGTCGTGGTCGTGCAATTACAGGTTCTAATAAACGTCCATTGAAATCTTTGGCTGATATGATCAAAGGTAAACAAGGTCGTTTCCGTCAAAATTTATTAGGTAAACGTGTAGATTATTCAGGGCGTTCTGTTATCACCGTAGGTCCATACTTACATCTACATCAATGTGGTTTACCGAAAAAAATGGCATTGGAATTATTCCGTCCATTTATCTACTCAAAATTAGAAAGTCGTGGGATTGCTTCAACAATCAAAGCGGCGAAAAAAATGGTAGAAAGAGAAGAAGCGATTGTTTGGGATATTCTTGCTGACGTTATTCGTGAACACCCAATCTTATTAAACCGTGCACCAACATTGCACCGCTTAGGTATCCAAGCATTTGAACCAATTCTGATTGAAGGAAAGGCAATTCAGTTGCATCCATTAGTATGTTCAGCATTTAATGCGGACTTCGATGGAGACCAAATGGCGGTTCACGTTCCATTAACCTTAGAAGCTCAACTTGAAGCTCGTGCGTTAATGATGTCAACCAACAACATTCTTTCACCAGCAAACGGAGATCCGATTATCGTACCTTCACAGGACGTGGTTTTAGGTCTTTACTATATGACCCGTGAAAAAGTGAATGCGAAAGGCGAAGGTATGCTATTACAAGATCCACGTGAAGCAGAAAAAGCCTATCGAATTGGTGAAGCCGAATTACACGCTCGAGTAAAAGTGCGTATCACTGAATATACGAAAAACCAAGAAGGGCAGTTAGAGCCTCAAACGACTTTAACTGAAACAACTATTGGTCGAGCTATTTTATGGATGATTGCACCAAAAGGTATGCCATTTAGTTTGTTTAATCAAACTTTAGGCAAAAAAGCAATCTCTAGATTAATCAATGAAAGCTATCGCCGTTTAGGTATGAAAGATAGTGTTATTTTTGCTGACCAATTAATGTACACTGGTTTTGCATATGCTGCACGTTCTGGTTCATCTGTAGGGATTGATGATATGGTGATCCCTGAGAAGAAATATGAAATTATTTCTGCAGCAGAAGCAGAAGTGGCAGAAATTCAAGAACAATTCCAATCAGGTCTTGTAACTGCGGGTGAACGCTATAATAAAGTGATTGATATTTGGGCAGTTGCTAATGAACGTGTTGCCAAAGCTATGATGGAAAATCTTTCTACTGAGGAAGTGATCAACAGCAAAGGAGAACCTGAAAAACAAGCCTCATTTAATAGTATTTTTATGATGGCTGATTCAGGGGCTCGTGGTTCGGCGGCACAGATTCGTCAGTTAGCTGGTATGCGTGGTTTGATGGCTCGTCCAGATGGTTCAATTATTGAAACACCAATTACAGCAAACTTCCGTGAAGGATTGAACGTATTACAGTACTTTATTTCAACTCACGGGGCACGGAAAGGTTTAGCAGATACTGCATTAAAAACAGCAAACTCTGGTTACTTAACTCGTCGTTTAGTAGATGTTGCTCAAGATTTAGTTGTTGTTGAAGACGATTGTGGTACACACGAAGGCATCGTAATGACACCGTTAATTGAAGGTGGTGATGAAAAAGTTAGCTTGAAAGAGCTAGTATTAGGTCGTGTTGCAGCAGAAGATATCTTAAAACCGGGTACAGAAGAAGTCTTAATTCCTCGTAATACGTTACTAGATGAGAAATGGTGTGAAGTGATTGACCAAAACTCAGTAGATAGTATTAAAGTACGTTCGGTGGTAACTTGTAATACCGATTTTGGCGTGTGTGCGAAATGTTATGGCCGTGATCTTGCTCGTGGGCATTTAATTAACCAAGGGGAAGCAATAGGTGTTATTGCTGCACAATCGATCGGGGAACCGGGTACTCAGTTGACGATGCGTACTTTCCATATCGGGGGAGCGGCATCTGCGGCAGCAAAAGAATCGAGTGTTCAAGTTAAAAATACTGGTATTCTTCGTTTGAGCAATGCAAAATTTGTTACAAACAAAGAAGGTAAACTGGTTATTACTTCACGGAATACAGAATTAACAGTAATTGATAATTTTGGTCGTACCAAAGAGCATTATAAATTACCTTACGGGGCTATTTTAAATAAAGCTGATGGAAATGAAGTCAATGCAGGTGAAACAGTAGCAAACTGGGATCCACATACTATGCCGGTTGTTTCTGAAGCATCAGGCTTTATTAAATTTGTTGATATTATTGATGGCTTAACTGTTACACGTCAAACAGATGAATTAACAGGGCTTTCTTCTATTGTGGTACAAGATGTTGGTGAACGTGCTACCGCAGGGAAAGATTTACGTCCAGCCTTAAAACTTGTTGATGCACAAGGTAATGATATCTTAATTCCAGGCACAGAAGTACCAGCACAATACTTCTTACCAGGAAAAGCAATTGTTACTTTAGATGATAATGCTGAAGTTTATATCGGGGATTCATTAGCTCGTATTCCTCAAGAATCATCTGGTACAAAAGATATTACGGGGGGCTTACCTCGAGTTGCAGATCTTTTTGAAGCTCGTAAACCGAAAGAACCAGCTATTTTAGCGGAGATTTCAGGAATCGTTTCATTTGGAAAAGAGACTAAAGGTAAACGCCGTCTATTAATCACCCCAACAGAAGGCGAAGTGTATGAAGAGATGATTCCAAAATGGCGTCAGCTTAACGTCTTTGAAGGTGAGATGGTACAACGTGGTGATGTGATTTCTGATGGTCCAGAATCACCGCATGATATTTTACGCTTGCGTGGCGTTCGTGCAGTAACAGAATATATCGTAAATGAAGTACAAGACGTTTACCGCTTACAAGGGGTAAAAATTAACGATAAACATATCGAAGTTATTGTGCGTCAAATGTTGCGTAAATGTATCATTACCAATGCTTATGATTCAGAATTCTTAGAAGGTGAACAAGCGGAAGTGGCACGAGTTAAAATTGTTAACCGTAAACGTGCCGAAGAAGGTAAACCTTTAGTTGAGTTTGAACGTGAATTATTAGGTATTACTAAAGCATCATTAGCTACAGAATCGTTTATTTCAGCGGCTTCATTCCAAGAGACAACCCGAGTGTTAACTGAAGCAGCGGTAGCGGGTAAACGTGATGAATTGCGTGGCTTAAAAGAGAACGTGATTGTTGGACGTTTGATCCCTGCTGGTACAGGTTTTGCATATCATCAAAATCGTATGAAAAAACGTGTAGAACAAGCTGCGGAAAAAACACTCACACTTTCTGTTGAAGAGCCTGAAAGCACTAAAGTAAGTGCTGAAGATGCAGCAGCAAGTTTGGCTGAATTATTAAATATGAATAATTAA